The following coding sequences lie in one Arachis ipaensis cultivar K30076 chromosome B03, Araip1.1, whole genome shotgun sequence genomic window:
- the LOC107632882 gene encoding protein FAR1-RELATED SEQUENCE 5-like gives MSINEDDAKNDSDNDLGDNFDYQPNAEDDAEDDDVDSLDSTSKSEEVCGVKRIADLMVEDIWNLEFRTEDEACQFYNAYSCWYGFVMRKDDVVRDNQGRIISRQLVCNKEGWRNMRYLDLDDRSREARSLTQTKCPARLRVKLDYGCGRWKVQVENLHNFGVRTCHIMGYIAFQKGGYRHAGFTRKDLYNHIDRYRRSKVKSGDANAAINYLIGKSNNNPLFFGKYTFTSDERLEHIFWADGQPIIDYHCFGDIVAFDSTYKKNKYNKPLVIFSGCNHHGQTVIFDSGLLSDETTETYKWLLETFVKAMAGKSSKAVITDGDLAMRDAIKNVLPDATHRLCGWHLQRNACENIKNPNFLRDFKGLIYDNNDHRDFDRRWAAILDKHNIVGSTWMEKTYETRSMWSHCFLRDKFFGYIRMTSQCEGINSLIRFYVNRKNTLIDFMHNLDRALKEYRNNELIANFKSQCSEPVMITSLEVYERFASCYFTRNIFKEIRNEIQRAGALNIKVLSTTLDKVEFSMTALGDPAKDRRVEVDRGKNMFSCSCKLFKSRGIPCSHVFCAMKFENILEFPDLLIYKRWTKNAKNEFISTQMPVNDDVERVLKFRVVALASNCNKLCDIACKDVAYFDKVQSELVNLIIHQQSRKQGNSTPNVNVEGINDPFVVKSKRAPSKRSSWKKKRACSNCHKYGHYYKRCPELMQHSVEGNPRDRSDGNASARDSGFSPERFANSSRSFSVKSENHSGPKTKPFKKAGTRKFTVTGMKNRKGKDNTFVERNLNESSESIDIASMNGFFNKNLYSLTQVKESQEDKGHSFTNYECVNDVMDEKCDTPYVQIDVRDPSPSSMPCGNKQGSYMALFASMHRTL, from the exons ATGTCCATAAACGAGGATGATGCGAAGAATGATTCTGATAATGATTTGGGTGATAATTTCGATTATCAACCGAATGCAGAAGATGATGCTGAAGACGACGATGTGGATTCGCTGGATTCTACTAGCAAGAGTGAAGAAGTTTGTGGTGTAAAAAGAATAGCAGATTTAATGGTGGAGGATATTTGGAACCTGGAGTTTAGGACAGAGGATGAGGCCTGCCAATTTTATAACGCTTATTCTTGTTGGTATGGATTTGTAATGAGGAAGGACGACGTGGTTAGGGATAATCAAGGTAGAATCATTAGTAGGCAACTTGTTTGCAATAAAGAGGGCTGGAGGAATATGAGGTATCTTGATCTGGATGATAGATCAAGGGAGGCAAGGTCACTAACGCAAACCAAGTGTCCAGCTCGGCTTAGGGTAAAGCTTGACTATGGCTGCGGTAGATGGAAG GTCCAAGTggaaaatcttcataattttggtGTCAGGACCTGCCATATTATGGGGTATATTGCATTCCAGAAGGGTGGATATCGTCATGCTGGCTTCACACGCAAAGATTTGTACAACCACATTGATCGTTATCGTCGGTCAAAGGTTAAAAGCGGGGATGCCAATGCGGCAATAAACTATTTGATTGGCAAGTCAAACAACAATCCGCTGTTCTTTGGAAAGTATACGTTCACTAGTGACGAAAGGCTCGAGCATATTTTTTGGGCAGATGGGCAGCCAATTATCGACTATCACTGCTTTGGAGATATTGTTGCCTTTGATTCAACCTACAAGAAGAATAAATACAACAAGCCTTTGGTAATTTTCTCCGGATGCAATCATCACGGGCAAACTGTTATCTTCGACTCCGGCCTACTATCCGACGAAACCACAGAGACGTATAAGTGGTTGTTGGAAACCTTTGTTAAAGCCATGGCTGGGAAAAGTTCTAAAGCAGTAATAACTGACGGAGACCTTGCCATGCGAGATGCAATCAAGAATGTTCTTCCTGATGCGACCCATCGGTTATGCGGATGGCATCTGCAGAGAAATGCATGCGAAAATATAAAGAATCCTAATTTCCTGCGCGATTTTAAGGGTCTTATATACGACAACAACGACCACAGAGACTTTGATCGGAGATGGGCAGCCATTTTGGATAAGCACAACATTGTTGGGAGTACCTGGATGGAAAAGACGTACGAAACTCGTTCGATGTGGTCTCATTGTTTCCTCCGGGATAAGTTTTTCGGTTACATAAGGATGACATCACAGTGCGAAGGTATAAATTCTCTCATCAGATTTTATGTTAATCGCAAGAACACCCTCATTGACTTCATGCATAACCTGGATAGGGCCTTAAAGGAGTATAGAAACAACGAATTAATCGCTAACTTTAAGTCTCAGTGCTCAGAACCAGTGATGATTACCTCGTTGGAGGTATATGAAAGATTTGCATCATGTTATTTCACTCGAAACATTTTTAAGGAAATTCGTAATGAGATTCAGAGGGCAGGGGCTTTGAATATCAAGGTACTAAGCACAACATTGGACAAGGTCGAGTTCAGTATGACTGCTCTCGGAGACCCGGCCAAAGATCGACGAGTGGAAGTCGATAGAGGTAAGAATATGTTCTCGTGCTCGTGCAAGCTGTTTAAATCACGTGGTATTCCCTGTAGTCATGTCTTCTGTGCCATGAAGTTCGAAAACATACTTGAGTTTCCagatttgttgatctacaaaagGTGGACAAAGAATGCAAAGAACGAATTTATTAGCACACAAATGCCTGTGAATGATGACGTCGAAAGGGTCTTAAAGTTTCGAGTTGTTGCATTGGCATCAAATTGCAACAAGCTGTGTGATATTGCTTGCAAGGATGTTGCATACTTTGATAAAGTCCAATCTGAACTTGTCAACTTAATTATCCACCAGCAGTCACGCAAACAAGGCAACTCAACGCCTAATGTTAACGTGGAAGGCATCAACGATCCCTTTGTTGTGAAAAGCAAAAGAGCCCCTTCCAAGAGGTCTTCTTGGAAGAAGAAGAGAGCATGCTCTAATTGCCACAAGTACGGTCATTACTACAAGCGCTGTCCAGAACTGATGCAGCATAGTGTGGAAGGTAACCCCCGCGATCGATCAGACGGCAATGCATCAGCCAGGGACTCAGGTTTTAGTCCAGAAAGGTTTGCTAATTCTTCGAGGTCGTTCTCAGTTAAGTCCGAAAATCACTCAGGACCTAAGACCAAG CCTTTTAAAAAGGCTGGAACAAGGAAGTTTACGGTGACAGGTATGAAGAACCGGAAGGGTAAAGACAACACTTTTGTTGAG CGGAACCTCAATGAAAGCAGTGAATCCATTGACATCGCATCCATGAAtggatttttcaacaaaaatctCTATTCGTTAACACAG GTGAAGGAGTCACAGGAGGACAAGGGACATTCATTCACAAACTATGAATGCGTTAATGATGTCATGGATGAAAAATGTGACACACCATATGTGCAGATCGATGTCCGAGATCCGTCACCATCGTCAATGCCTTGTGGCAATAAACAAGGATCGTACATGGCATTGTTCGCATCAATGCATAGGACACTTTGA
- the LOC107630195 gene encoding phosphoinositide 3-kinase regulatory subunit 4-like encodes MGNKIARTTQVSASEYYLHELPSTYNLVLKEVLGRGRFFKSIQCKHDEGLLLVKVYFKRGHSIDLSPYERRLSQIKHIFLSIHHPHLWPFQFWQETDKAAYLLRQYFFHNLHDRLSTRPFLSFIEKKWLAFQLLLAVKQSHHEGVCHGDIKCENVLITSSNWLYLADFASFKPTYIPYDDPSDFSFFFDTGGRRLCYLAPERFYEHGGEMQMPQDAPLEPSMDIFAVGCVIAELFLEGQPLFELSQLLAYRRGQYDPSQHLEKIPDPGVRKMIQHMIQLEPELRLSAESYLEEYAAVVFPTYFSPFFHDFFCCWSPLQPDMRILLCQSAFQEIFKQMMNNNNHSSGPQHVKGDSPNSTFPENLQTLQSSGELLQAISNEFQGTDHPFLKRIILNDLSSLKSENDNQSDTCDMPFLPLSNNIMKCEGMVLITSLLCSCLRNVKFPHLRRAAVLLLKASALYIDDEDRLQRVIPYVIVMLSDSAAIVRCAALKTLCDILPLVQDFPPSDAKIFPEYILPMLSMLPDDPEESVRICYSRNIAKLALTGYGFLIRSIRLREAGVLDELNSPRKPLISSAQTPGKLKRINTDAQLAQLRKSIAEIVQELVMGPKQTPNIRRALLQDIGRLGWFFGRRQSNDFLLPVLPAFLNDQDEQLRTVFYEKLVYVCFLVGQTSVEKYLLPYIEQALSDKTEAVIVKALDCLTILCKSGFFRKRILLEMIEHSFPLLGYPSEWVKRSAVSFIAASSESLGTVDSYVFLAPVIRPFLHRQPVTLASEQVLLSCLKPPVSRQAFYEVLENSRSSDMLDRQRKIWYNSSSQSTLWEIDFLKKGIEGLNTLDNWADKQQGPGVQQAVGTGFQQLGLSDCDTGEANLRDTKSFLHSASNIVGHNDLRSSEKLQFSGLTSPYGSGINNFTYKRPSEGIPLYSFYADRQGMGIPPASDSPVQMNSPGRSSSSMPWVNPVSNSFNLASSVPAPKSASESFSINSGPKQFYRVVHEPDGRENETCVNSTFQDAGLSKASSILMEDATAQTDPSGFSCHSSIPDSGWRPRGVLVAHLQEHSSAVNEIAISNDHCFFVSASDDSTVKIWDSRKLEKDIAFRSKLTYHLGGSRALCAAMLWGSTQVIVGASDGLIHMFSIDHISRGLGNVVEKYSGIADITKKDIKEAAILSLLKSPVDNHTVMYSTQNGGIHMWDTRSDSNVWTLKAIPEEGYVSSVASGPCGNWVVSGSSRGVLTLWDLRFLIPVNSWQYSPACPIEKICLFLPPPNGPPPPTSRPLVYVAAGCNEVSLWNAENGTCHQVLKLANYDNDAEMSDRPWALARNSSKLSSKSNHRRNINPKYNVDELNEPPPRLPGIRSLLPLPGGDLLTGSTDLKIRRWDHCSPKRSYCICGPTLKGVGNDDFYETKSSFGVQVVQETKKRPLTIKLTAKVVLAAAATDPAGCHRDSILSLASVKLNQRLLLSSARDGAIKVWK; translated from the exons ATGGGGAACAAGATCGCTCGGACGACGCAGGTGTCGGCGTCGGAGTACTACCTTCACGAGCTGCCGTCGACGTACAATCTGGTGCTGAAGGAGGTGCTCGGACGGGGCCGTTTCTTCAAGTCGATTCAGTGCAAGCACGACGAGGGCCTCCTCCTCGTTAAGGTCTATTTCAAGCGCGGCCATTCCATTGATCTCTCCCCCTACGAACGCCGTCTCTCTCAGATCAAGCACATTTTCCTCTCCATTCACCATCCTCACCTTTGGCCCTTTCAG TTTTGGCAAGAAACCGATAAAGCAGCATACCTTCTCAGGCAGTATTTTTTCCATAATTTGCATGATCGACTAAGCACTCGACCTTTTCTCAGTTTCATCGAGAAGAAATGGCTGGCTTTCCAGTTGCTTTTAGCTGTGAAACAGAGCCACCATGAGGGGGTGTGTCATG GTGATATTAAGTGTGAGAATGTGTTGATTACATCTTCGAATTGGCTTTACCTTGCTGACTTCGCATCTTTCAAGCCCACCTACATCCCATATGATGATCCATCagatttctctttcttctttgacACTGGTGGAAGAAGGCTCTGTTATCTGGCACCTGAG AGATTTTATGAACATGGAGGGGAAATGCAGATGCCGCAAGATGCCCCTTTAGAGCCATCCATGGATATATTTGCTGTCGG GTGTGTAATTGCAGAGCTTTTTCTTGAGGGACAGCCACTGTTTGAACTGTCTCAACTTCTTGCTTATCGCAGAGGGCAATATGATCCTAGTCAACATCTTGAGAAA ATACCAGATCCTGGAGTCCGTAAGATGATACAACACATGATTCAGTTAGAACCGGAGTTGCGGCTTTCTGCTGAAAGCTATCTAGAGGAATATGCTGCAGTTGTATTCCCAACATATTTTTCACCTTTTTTTCACGATTTTTTCTGCTGCTGGAGTCCTCTCCAACCTGATATGAGG ATTTTGTTATGCCAAAGTGCTTTCCAGGAGATATTTAAACAAATGATGAACAACAATAACCATTCATCTGGCCCCCAGCATGTGAAAGGAGATTCACCTAATTCTACATTTCCTGAAAATCTTCAAACTTTGCAATCTTCTGGAGAGCTGCTTCAAGCTATCTCCAATGAATTTCAAGGAACTGATCACCCGTTTCTGAAAAGGATCATTTTGAATGACTTAAGTTCATTGAAGTCTGAAAATGATAATCAATCAGATACATGCGACATGCCCTTTTTACCATTGTCAAACAATATTATGAAATGCGAAGGCATGGTTTTGATTACTTCTTTGCTCTGTTCCTGCCTGCGCAATGTCAAGTTTCCTCACCTGAGGAGGGCAGCTGTACTCTTGCTGAAGGCTTCTGCCTTATACATTGATGATGAAGACCGTTTGCAGCGTGTTATCCCATATGTGATTGTAATGCTTTCAGATTCAGCTGCGATTGTGCGATGTGCTGCCTTAAAGACTTTGTGTGACATTCTGCCCTTAGTCCAAGACTTTCCTCCAAGCGATGCAAAGATATTTCCTGAGTATATACTTCCCATGCTTTCTATGCTTCCTGATGATCCAGAGGAAAGTGTGAGAATATGTTATTCCAGAAACATAGCTAAGTTGGCACTAACTGGTTATGGATTCTTGATACGCTCAATAAGGTTAAGAGAGGCAGGCGTCCTTGATGAATTGAACTCACCACGAAAACCATTAATATCCTCTGCTCAGACCCCTGGAAAACTAAAGAGGATAAATACTGATGCGCAACTTGCGCAGCTGAGGAAATCCATAGCGGAAATTGTCCAAGAACTTGTTATGGGTCCAAAGCAAACACCAAATATTAGGCGAGCACTTCTTCAGGACATTGGTAGACTGGGCTGGTTCTTTGGGAGGAGACAGAGTAACGACTTTCTGTTACCTGTCCTCCCTGCTTTCCTAAATGATCAGGATGAGCAATTAAGGACAGTATTCTATGAAAAGCTGGTTTATGTCTGCTTTCTTGTGGGCCAAACCAGTGTAGAAAAATATCTATTGCCATACATCGAGCAGGCTTTAAGTGACAAAACAGAGGCAGTAATTGTTAAAGCCTTGGATTGCTTGACTATTCTATGCAAAAGTGGGTTCTTCCGGAAGAGGATACTGCTTGAAATGATAGAGCACAGTTTTCCCTTACTAGGTTATCCCAGTGAATGGGTAAAACGATCAGCTGTTTCTTTTATTGCTGCTAGTAGTGAGAGCTTGGGTACAGTAGATTCCTATGTTTTTCTTGCTCCTGTTATACGACCTTTCCTCCATAGACAACCTGTAACACTTGCTTCAGAGCAGGTACTTTTGTCATGTTTGAAACCTCCTGTCTCAAGACAGGCTTTTTATGAAGTCTTGGAGAACTCTAGGAGTTCAGACATGTTAGATAGACAGAGAAAAATATGGTATAATTCATCATCACAATCTACACTCTGGGAAATAGATTTTCTGAAAAAGGGAATTGAGGGGTTGAACACACTGGACAATTGGGCAGACAAGCAACAAGGTCCTGGGGTTCAACAAGCTGTTGGTACTGGCTTCCAACAGCTAGGACTATCAGATTGTGACACAGGTGAGGCAAATTTGAGAGATACAAAGAGCTTTTTACATAGTGCTAGcaatatagtgggacataatgaTCTCCGATCTTCAGAGAAGTTACAATTTTCAGGACTTACATCACCATATGGTAGTGGCATAAACAATTTCACATACAAAAGGCCATCAGAAGGGATACCTTTGTACTCTTTCTATGCGGACAGGCAGGGAATGGGAATTCCTCCAGCATCAGATTCTCCAGTGCAAATGAATTCTCCTGGTCGCAGTTCGTCTTCCATGCCTTGGGTTAATCCAGTCAGTAATTCCTTCAATTTGGCTAGTTCTGTTCCAGCACCAAAGTCTGCTTCGGAATCTTTTAGCATTAACAGCGGACCTAAACAGTTCTACCGAGTTGTACATGAGCCAGATGGCAGGGAAAATGAAACATGTGTTAATAGCACATTTCAAGATGCAGGACTGTCTAAAGCTAGTTCAATTTTAATGGAAGATGCAACTGCCCAAACTGATCCGTCAGGATTTTCCTGTCACTCATCCATTCCTGATTCTGGCTGGAGGCCCCGTGGGGTGTTGGTTGCACATCTCCAGGAGCACAGTTCAGCTGTAAATGAAATAGCTATTTCCAATGATCATTGCTTCTTTGTGAGTGCATCTGATGACTCTACAGTCAAAATCTGGGATTCAAGAAAACTGGAAAAGGACATTGCTTTTAGGTCAAAGCTAACTTATCACCTAGGGGGAAGCCGAGCATTATGTGCAGCAATGCTTTGGGGATCTACGCAAGTAATTGTTGGAGCATCTGATGGACTGATTCATATGTTCTCTATTGATCATATATCTAGAGGTTTGGGAAATGTCGTTGAGAAGTATTCTGGTATTGCTGATATCACTAAAAAGGATATCAAGGAAGCTGCTATACTCAGCCTTTTGAAGAGCCCAGTGGATAATCATACAGTCATGTATAGCACCCAGAACGGTGGTATTCATATGTGGGATACTAGATCAGATTCCAATGTATGGACTCTAAAAGCTATTCCAGAGGAGGGCTATGTTTCTTCTGTAGCCTCAGGGCCTTGTGGTAATTGGGTTGTATCAGGGTCATCAAGGGGTGTTCTTACACTTTGGGATCTGAGGTTTCTTATACCTGTGAACTCTTGGCAGTATTCTCCTGCTTGCCCTATAGAAAAAATATGTCTCTTTCTTCCTCCTCCAAATGGCCCTCCTCCTCCGACTTCTAGGCCTCTTGTTTATGTTGCTGCTGGTTGCAATGAAGTTTCTCTTTGGAATGCGGAGAATGGCACTTGTCACCAG GTATTGAAGTTGGCCAATTATGACAATGATGCAGAAATGTCTGATCGGCCTTGGGCATTGGCCAGAAATTCAAGTAAACTAAGTTCTAAATCAAATCATAGAAGAAATATCAATCCCAAGTACAATGTTGATGAACTAAATGAACCTCCTCCTCGTCTTCCTGGTATCCGTTCACTACTTCCTTTGCCAGGGGGTGATTTATTGACTGGGAGCACCGATTTGAAGATACGCCGATGGGATCATTGCAG TCCGAAAAGAAGTTATTGTATTTGTGGCCCAACCTTAAAAGGAGTAGGAAATGATGATTTTTATGAAACAAAATCTAGCTTTGGAGTGCAAGTTGTACAG GAGACAAAAAAACGCCCACTTACAATAAAGCTAACCGCAAAGGTAGTTCTTGCTGCTGCTGCCACTGATCCTGCGGGTTGCCATCGTGATTCTATCCTTTCTCTGGCTTCTGTAAAGTTAAACCAGAGACTCTTGCTATCAAGTGCTAGAGATGGGGCTATCAAGGTTTGGAAGTAA
- the LOC110269636 gene encoding probable methyltransferase PMT28 yields the protein MTVLKKKKVGQSHFKSNCLFQFIIFFTPHLLFFCGTFLHCYTSNIDASFSFPAMTLLTASICWNVLAHKSDDIGEVGVKIYQKPEGNEIYELRRKKISPLCKESENPDAAWYVRMKSFLHSIPIGIEQHGAKRPEQWAKRLESYPDWISNKEKLVVDMNHWNAVVNRSYLNGLGINWPSI from the exons ATGACagtattgaagaagaagaaggttggTCAGTCTCACTTTAAATCAAACTGTTTGTTTCAATTCATTATTTTCTTCACACcccatcttctctttttctgtggtaCATTCTTGCATTGCTATACAAGTAACATTGATGCATCTTTTTCTTTTCCAGCCATGACTTTATTGACAGCATCTATTTGTTGGAATGTTCTAGCACATAAAAGTGATGACATTGGTGAAGTTGGAGTTAAAATATATCAAAAGCCTGAAGGAAATGAGATATATGAATTGAGGAGGAAGAAAATTTCACCACTTTGCAAAGAGAGTGAAAATCCTGATGCAGCATG GTACGTTCGAATGAAGAGTTTTTTGCACAGCATTCCAATTGGAATTGAACAACATGGGGCAAAGCGGCCCGAGCAATGGGCGAAGAGGCTTGAATCATATCCTGACTGGATAAGCAACAAAGAGAAATTGGTTGTTGACATGAACCACTGGAATGCTGTTGTTAACAGGTCCTATCTCAATGGATTGGGCATTAACTGGCCGAGCATCTGA